The stretch of DNA GCATCACCTGGGCGTCGAAGGTGTCGCGGCGGCCGTCGCCGTTCAGGTCGTCGATGTAGCCGTCCATGTCGTTGTCGATCCACACGTCCGACGCGTCGCCGTAGGTGTGGCGGCTCAGCAGCGCGCGGCCGCCCTCGCCCACGCCCTGGATGTTGTACGCCGGGGTGCGGAAGCCGCTCATCACCGCCATGTTCTCGGCGCGCACCCCCATGGCGTTCAGCTCCTGCATCACCAGCTCCAGCTTGTCGATCAGCCGCAGGTCGAGCGCCACGTACTTGGGCCAGACGCTGAACTGGTTCTTGGTGAGGAAGTTCCGGAGCCGGAAGTGGGTGGAGACGTTGAGGTCCTGGTTCTGGGGGGTGACCTCGATGAACCCCGGCGGGGGGGCGTAGGCGCCGCCGCGCGAGCCGTCCTCGGTGACGTACGAGCCGATGTGGTAGCCGTTCAGCCAGCCGCCGCGCTTCTCGGAGAAGGGGATGCGGGTGATGACGGCCAGCTCGTTGACCTCCTGGGTGAAGCCGGGGGCGTTGAGCTGCAGCCGCCAGACGCCCTGCCGGTCGGGGGCGTTGATCCCCGCCGCCAGCCACGACTCGCCCAGCACGCCGGCGATGGTGCCGTGCTGCGGCACCCAGCGGTAGCGCACGCTCGTGGGCTGCGCCTCGCTTCCCCACACGATCGGCAGGTCCACGCGCCGGTAGGGGTCGGCCACCGTCACCCGGAGCGCGCCGCTCCTCCCGAACGCCATGTCCGCCAGCCGGAACGCCGCGCCGCTCCCGTGCGCCAGCACCCGCTCGGGCGCCGGAGCCACGTTGGTCCAGGTAATCGGGGGGAGGCTCCGCGCGGGGGCCGAGAGGCCCAGGGCGGCGCCGGACAGGACACAGGCTGCGAGGGGAACGGCGAAGGTGTGGCGGCGACGGGGCATGGCGGCTCCTCTCTGACGCGTACCGCGGTTCGGTCGGCCGGGCGGGTCGTCCGGCACTGCGAGGCGGAAGCGGGCCTTCCGCTGGGGGTCCAATGGATCGCCGGCGCCGCGCCCGGAAACTGGGAGTCTCCGTTTATCCGGCTCGCCTGCAGACGCACGAACGCGCCCGGGCCCGCGCTTTGGGCGCGGGGGGAACTGCTGCGCGGCGTGTCAAGGCAAGGGGGAACGCCCGGGGTGGCGGGACCTTCCGGGCGCGGCGTAGATTCGGCGATGTCTGGTGGTTCGGGAGCAAGGTAGTCCCGGACGCGCCGTCTTGTCAATCAGGAAACGATTAAGATGCCCGAGCCGACGCCCGCCCCCGCCTCGCCCGGAGGCGCTCCTCCCCCGCCCGCGGCGGCGCACCCGCGCGCGTGCCTGGTGATCCTGGACGGCTGGGGGCTGCGCGAGCCGGTGTGGGACAACGCCGTGGCGCAGGCGAACGCACCCACCTGGCGGCACCTGTGGGAGGAGGGCGGCTACCCGCGCGCGACGCTGACCACGCACGGGCCCGCGGTCGGCCTTCCCCCGGGGCAGATGGGGAACTCCGAGGTGGGGCACATGAACCTGGGCGCGGGGCGGGTGGTGATGCAGTCGCTCCAGCGCATCTCGCGGGCGATCGAGACGGGCGAGTTCCACCGCAACCAGGCGTTCCTGGAGCTGATCCGCGCGGTGAAGGAGCGCGGCGCCACGCTGCACCTGATGGGGCTGGTGGGCCCCGGCGGGGTGCACGCGGTGGACGCGCACCTGCTGGCCCTGGTGGAGCTCGCCGAGCGGCACGGGCTGCCGCGCACCCGCGTGCACGTCTTCCTGGACGGCCGCGACACGCCGCCGGCCTCGGCGCGCGACTTCCTCACCGAGCTGTTCGGCCGCGCGGGCGGCGGCGGCGCGGTGTGCGTGGCCTCGCTGATGGGGCGCTACTGGGCGATGGACCGCGACCGGCGCTGGGACCGGGTGGAGAAGGCGTACCGCGCGATCGTGCACGGCGAGGGGCTCGCCGTCCACGACCCCGTCGAGGCGGTCGCGGCGGCGTACGAGCAGGGGGAGACGGACGAGTTCGTGACCCCGCGCGTGGTGGTCGGCGACGACGGGGAGCCGGTGGGACGGCTCCGCGACGGCGACGGGGTGATCTTCTTCAACTTCCGCGCGGACCGCGCCCGGCAGATGACGCGCGCGCTGGCGGACCCGGAGTTCGCGGGGTTCGACCGCGGCCCGGCGCCGCCGAAGGTGGACGTGGTGACGATGACGCAGTACGACGAGGACTTCCCGCTCCCCGCCGCCTTCCCGCCGCAGCCGATGGACGACAAGCTGGCCGACGTCCTGGTGAGCCACGGGCGCACCGGCTTCCGCACGGCGGAGACGGAGAAGTACCCGCACGTCACCTACTTCTTCAACGGCGGGGTCGAGGACCCGCCGCCGGGCGAGACGCGCCGCCTGGTCGACTCGCCCAGGGTGGCCACCTACGACCTGCAGCCGGAGATGAGCGCGCCCGAGGTCACGCGCGGCCTGGTGGAGGCGATCCGCTCGCGCGCGTACGACGTGCTGGTCTGCAACTACGCCAACCCCGACATGGTGGGGCACACGGGCGTGCTGAAGGCGGCGGTCGCGGCGGTGGAAGCCGTCGACCGGGGCCTGGGCGAGGTGCTCGCGGCGTGCCGGGAGACGGGGACGGCGCTGATCGTCACCGCGGACCACGGCAACTGCGAGCAGATGTGGGACCCGGAGACCAACGGCCCCCACACGGCGCACACCACCAACCCGGTCGGCATCGTCCTGGTGGAGCCGGAGGAGCGCAGGACAGCGGTCGGATTGAGGGACGGCGCGCTCTGCGACGTGGCGCCGACGATCCTGGGCCTGGTCGGCCTCCCCCAGCCCGCGCTGATGACGGGGCGCGACCTGCGGGTGACGCCGACGGCGGCCGGGGCCGAGACGAAGGCGGGCGTGGGCGCGGTGGCGGCGGACTGAGGGCCCTCACCCGGCGCGGCTACCGCGTCGCCACCCTCTCCCAACCGCGGGACCCAACTGCGGGAGAGGGTACTCTGCGGGATCGGTGCGAGGATCGGGGTTCGTGGCCGGCTGTCCCTGTTCCCTGTTCCCTGAAGTTGCATGAGGGATGCGCGCCCGGAGGGCCGGGACACGGGCGCGCCGGGGGTTTGGCGCGAACGTGGCCCGGCGCCGTTGGGCACAGTCGTATCGTGCCCTACGGCGCGCGTAGCCCGGCCCGGAGCGCAGCGGAGGGACATGCCCAGAACGGCGGTGCGAAGTGCG from Longimicrobium sp. encodes:
- the gpmI gene encoding 2,3-bisphosphoglycerate-independent phosphoglycerate mutase, with translation MPEPTPAPASPGGAPPPPAAAHPRACLVILDGWGLREPVWDNAVAQANAPTWRHLWEEGGYPRATLTTHGPAVGLPPGQMGNSEVGHMNLGAGRVVMQSLQRISRAIETGEFHRNQAFLELIRAVKERGATLHLMGLVGPGGVHAVDAHLLALVELAERHGLPRTRVHVFLDGRDTPPASARDFLTELFGRAGGGGAVCVASLMGRYWAMDRDRRWDRVEKAYRAIVHGEGLAVHDPVEAVAAAYEQGETDEFVTPRVVVGDDGEPVGRLRDGDGVIFFNFRADRARQMTRALADPEFAGFDRGPAPPKVDVVTMTQYDEDFPLPAAFPPQPMDDKLADVLVSHGRTGFRTAETEKYPHVTYFFNGGVEDPPPGETRRLVDSPRVATYDLQPEMSAPEVTRGLVEAIRSRAYDVLVCNYANPDMVGHTGVLKAAVAAVEAVDRGLGEVLAACRETGTALIVTADHGNCEQMWDPETNGPHTAHTTNPVGIVLVEPEERRTAVGLRDGALCDVAPTILGLVGLPQPALMTGRDLRVTPTAAGAETKAGVGAVAAD